DNA from Aliarcobacter skirrowii CCUG 10374:
TTGCTGGATGAATTTTTCCTTTTGGAAGTTTTTTATAAAAAAATTCAGAAAGCTCTTTTGAACTATAATATGGTCTATTTGAAACAATCAAATTAGCAATTTTTTTATACTCTTTAATCTCTCCATATTCTCTTAATATATTTTCCAATTGTAGTTGTGAATAACTATTTACAACAGTTGAAGCATCTAAACTTTGAGATTGATTCATCCTCATATCAAGATTTTCAGAGTTAAAAGAGAAGCCTCTTTCAAGCTTATCTAACTGTAAAGAAGATACACCAATATCTGCTAAAACACCTTTTATTGGATACTCTTTAAAATTTGATATTACATTTTCAAAATTTGAAAAACTAAACTCAACTCTTTTTTCAAACTCTTTTAATCTTATTTTTGAAAATTCTAAAGCCTCTATATCTTGATCATTACAAATCAATTTAATATTGTCGTTTTGCTTTAATAATCCACTACTATGTCCTGCATAGCCTGTTGTACAATCTATTATAAATCCATCATTTATAGTTTTAAAAGCATCCAAGACCTCATTATACAAAACTGGAATATGTGGAATTTCTTGCAATTTAATCCTTTTATTAAAAATGGTGTATGATACCAAAAAATAATTTAAGGCATAAGATGTTAAATCAAGATACTATAAAACTTCTATCAGAATTATCACTATCAATGTTTACAAAAAACTTTTTTGGGATATATCAAGGAGCAATATCTGCAAAATTAGATTTTGATCACTTTGTAATAAATTCGAAAGATGCAGTGTTTGATAACCTTGATGAAAAATCATTTTGTACTTTAAATATGAATAAAGTTGACTATAGGTGGAATATAGCAAGTCTTGATTCATATACTCACTCAACAATTTATACAAATATTCATGAAGCAAAATATATTGCATTTGCAACTCCTATTTATACAACTGCTTATACATTGGTTCATGATAATATTGTTTTTGAAGATTATATTGGGAAAATGGTTTTTGGAGAACTTGGGATATACAATCCTGGAGATTTAAAAACATGGAGCAAAAGAAGTGCACTTGAAATAACAAAAGAGATAAAAAAAACAGAACATAATCTTTTAGTTATAAAAGGGATTGGGGTTTATATTTATGATAGAAATATTCATGAACTTGTTAAAAAGGTAGCTATACTAGAGAATTCTTGCAGACTTTTGAGTATCAAAAGTAGCTTTAAGTAATTTTTTATATA
Protein-coding regions in this window:
- the rsmH gene encoding 16S rRNA (cytosine(1402)-N(4))-methyltransferase RsmH, coding for MQEIPHIPVLYNEVLDAFKTINDGFIIDCTTGYAGHSSGLLKQNDNIKLICNDQDIEALEFSKIRLKEFEKRVEFSFSNFENVISNFKEYPIKGVLADIGVSSLQLDKLERGFSFNSENLDMRMNQSQSLDASTVVNSYSQLQLENILREYGEIKEYKKIANLIVSNRPYYSSKELSEFFYKKLPKGKIHPATLIFQAIRIEVNDEIGVLTRLFDSIEKAKFKNCIVAIISFHSLEDRVVKNYFKKWSQSCICPAAVFRCECGNNNSLGKVITKKPIVASFEEIKQNPRSRSAKLRIFKFD
- a CDS encoding class II aldolase and adducin N-terminal domain-containing protein — encoded protein: MLNQDTIKLLSELSLSMFTKNFFGIYQGAISAKLDFDHFVINSKDAVFDNLDEKSFCTLNMNKVDYRWNIASLDSYTHSTIYTNIHEAKYIAFATPIYTTAYTLVHDNIVFEDYIGKMVFGELGIYNPGDLKTWSKRSALEITKEIKKTEHNLLVIKGIGVYIYDRNIHELVKKVAILENSCRLLSIKSSFK